GGATCGGTGGTCGAAATCGCGCATGAGATGGAGCTCCACGGCGCGCGACCGCGGGAAGAGCCTGCCCAGGAACGTGCGGCGCATGATCAGCGTGGTGAGGGTGTAGAAGCGGCGGCAGGACTCCTGCACGGAGCCGTCCTCGTTGAGCAGCTGCGGTCCGATGATGCCTGCCTGCGGGTACGCGTCCGCGGCGTCGAGCATCGCGTCCACGGCGCCCGGCTGCAGGATGATGTCCGGGTTGAGCAACAGCACGTATGTCGAATCGTACACGCTCATGCCCGCGTTGCAGCCGCGCGCATAACCCTCGTTGCGGCTGTTGAGCACCCACCGCGCCTCGGGGAAGCGGTCCTGTGCGGCCGACAAGCCCGGGGCGGTGGACGCGTTGTCCACGACGGCCACGCCGTAATCGCAGCGGGGCGGGCAACGGCGCAGCGACTCGAGGCAGCGCACGAGATCGTCGCAGGTGTTGTAGTGCACGATGACGATGGACAGCTTCAAGCTACGACCTCTTCACGGCGCCGGGGTGCGAAACGCTTGCCGGATCACGGGATGCGCCGGAAACGCAGAGCCCAGACCATCCACATGGCCTCCCAGATGATCCGCTTCGACATCTTGGAAACGCCGACCTGTCGATCGACGAACATGATCGGAATCTCCTTGATGCGGTAATTGCGCTTCCAGCAGTGGTAATTCATCTCGATCTGGAAGGAATAGCCGCCGCTCTTGATGCCGGGCAGGGGCAAGGCTTCCAGCACTTCGCGCCGGAAGCACTTGAAACCGCCGGTGGAGTCCTTGATGGGCATCCCCGTGACCAACCGGGCGTAGATGTTGGCGCCGACGCTCAGGATCACGCGGCGCAGGGGCCAGTTGACCACCGTGACGCCGTAGAGGTAGCGGCTGCCGAGCACCACGTCGTGGGTCTTGATCTCCTCGAGAAACTCGTCCAGGGCCACGGGATCGTGGCTGAAATCGGCATCCATCTCGAAGATGGCCTCGGCCTCGGTGTTTTCCAGCACCCACTGGAATCCCGCGATATAGGCGGCGCCAAGCCCCTCCTTGACCGGACGTTCCAGGAGGTTGACCCTCTTCCCGAACTCGGGCAAGGCCTTGACGATGTCGGCCGTGCCGTCGGGCGAGCTGTCGTCCACGACCAGCACCGAGAGGTCGGGGTCCCGTTCGAGCACGGCGGGCACGATGCGCCCGATGTTGTCGGCCTCGCTGTACGTCGGAATCACCACGACGCTCTTCAAGTCCGCTCCTCCGGGTTCAGGATCCATTATGTGCTGCGTCCTTCCCGCGGGGGGGGGCGGGCGAAACCGGCGCCGAATACCAGCAACGACAATATCAGCAAAAAGCCGGCGGCGGCGACGGTCAAGCCCTGTTTCAGGGCCGGATCACCATAGGCGAAGTTGACCGTATGCTCGCCGGCGGCCAACGCGACGGCCCTCAACACGTGATCCGCCCTCAGCAGACGGGCCGGCTTATCGTCTACGGTGACCGTCCAGCCGGGCATCCACATGTCGGCCAGGACCAGGATCGCGGACGAGAGCGGCGCGACGCGCAGCGTGATCCCGTTCATCCCGTCCGCCAGGTACGCCACCTCGGGCAGGGGCGCGGACGCGGCTACCGGCATGGGGTCCGGCGCCGCATCGAGCAAGACGCGCCCGCCCGCGGGTTCGCGGCCAGCCTGCATCCCGTCGAGAAAATCGTCGAGGCCGCCGGCGACGGGCGCCCAGGCCGAGACTAGCCGCGCCCGGGGCAAGGCGCTGCGGTTGCGGTAGAAAACGCGGGACCCGGCGAAGATCGGCGTCCGGTCGAGATCGACGCCCAGTTCCTGCAGGCGCGGGAACAGCGCATCGGGCAGGCGCCGGTCGAAGGTCAGGTAGCTGCCGGCCAGCCAGTTGGCGATGCGACCGGCGGGCTGCGCGGGATCGTAGAGACGGTTGCGGATCTTCTCGTAGGCCTCCAGCTTGGCGGGATGGTATCCCCCCAGGGAACGCACGCCCGCGATCATGCCATCATTGGTCCCGGCGTCGCGTCCGAGTGGCCAGGCGCGTTCGTGGCCCAGCAGCGCCGCCAGTTCGAGCATGTCCGCATCCGGCCGCGTGTTTTCCAGGTGTCGCGCGCCGGGTTCGAGCATGCGCGGCGAGTCGACCAGCACCGGGGTGCCGTTTGCGTCGCGGGCGACCTGTTTCAGGGAGCGCTCGGGATGCGTGATCCGCCGGTCCACGGCGAGCATATCCACGGTCGCCAGGACCAGCAATACCCACACGAGCCAGCGGGCGCGGAAGGCCGCGTGCCGGAGGGCGGCGAGCAGGGCGGCGCCGGCCGCCAGCAGCACCAGGCCGACGCGCACCAGATCGGCGGACTGCAACCGCCAGGCGAGGGTCAGGATCGTGGGCGAAGGTGCGGGACGCCCGGCCACGACGGCCAGGTCCTCGAGTCGGGCATCGTGCAGGCCGTGGA
The bacterium genome window above contains:
- a CDS encoding polyprenol monophosphomannose synthase, with the translated sequence MDPEPGGADLKSVVVIPTYSEADNIGRIVPAVLERDPDLSVLVVDDSSPDGTADIVKALPEFGKRVNLLERPVKEGLGAAYIAGFQWVLENTEAEAIFEMDADFSHDPVALDEFLEEIKTHDVVLGSRYLYGVTVVNWPLRRVILSVGANIYARLVTGMPIKDSTGGFKCFRREVLEALPLPGIKSGGYSFQIEMNYHCWKRNYRIKEIPIMFVDRQVGVSKMSKRIIWEAMWMVWALRFRRIP
- a CDS encoding YfhO family protein, whose product is FAVGAALLLPVHDYAGLSIRGVAEAGGGADFDFATGWSLSPQELATLVMPSAAGFGQATYQGFMPFTDYPNYLGLLPLLLGAAGLTMRERWSSLALLALAVLALLISFGRFFPLLYRPCYELLPYFNKFRVPSMILTLTGFAVAVLAAGGSARLAYGELLASRWPRAVALAAVGLGVLLALGGAGVFHGLHDARLEDLAVVAGRPAPSPTILTLAWRLQSADLVRVGLVLLAAGAALLAALRHAAFRARWLVWVLLVLATVDMLAVDRRITHPERSLKQVARDANGTPVLVDSPRMLEPGARHLENTRPDADMLELAALLGHERAWPLGRDAGTNDGMIAGVRSLGGYHPAKLEAYEKIRNRLYDPAQPAGRIANWLAGSYLTFDRRLPDALFPRLQELGVDLDRTPIFAGSRVFYRNRSALPRARLVSAWAPVAGGLDDFLDGMQAGREPAGGRVLLDAAPDPMPVAASAPLPEVAYLADGMNGITLRVAPLSSAILVLADMWMPGWTVTVDDKPARLLRADHVLRAVALAAGEHTVNFAYGDPALKQGLTVAAAGFLLILSLLVFGAGFARPPPREGRST